A single genomic interval of Methylocystis sp. IM3 harbors:
- a CDS encoding DUF5132 domain-containing protein, with protein sequence MALLEDLVKAEGSGPLVLGVGAVLLAPTLLPAVGRMLRPIVKGAIKTGITVYEETYASVKEATGDIIAEARAELESEHRSHRADGHGAAKAT encoded by the coding sequence ATGGCGCTGCTGGAAGATCTGGTGAAAGCGGAAGGAAGCGGCCCGCTCGTGCTCGGCGTCGGCGCCGTCCTGCTCGCGCCGACCCTTTTGCCCGCCGTTGGCCGCATGCTTCGGCCGATCGTGAAAGGCGCGATCAAGACCGGCATCACCGTCTACGAGGAAACCTACGCGAGCGTGAAGGAAGCCACCGGCGACATCATCGCCGAGGCGCGCGCCGAGCTCGAGAGCGAGCATCGCAGCCACCGCGCCGATGGCCATGGCGCGGCGAAGGCGACGTAA